The genome window TGGGGGCCAGGTGTTTCTTTGTGGCCAGAGTAGGGCTGGACCTCTTCGGGGATCAATTATTGGCCAATCTGCAAGAGGCCGGGGTTGAGACCCCCTTAATTGCCCGTGATGCTGCTTATCCTTCCGGCGTGGCCTTTATCCTGGTAGATGAGCGGGGCGACAACATCATCGCTGTCGCCTCAGGGGCCAATATGCAATTGTCAAGGGCAGATGTTGAGCAGGCAGCACCTATGATTGCCTCAGCCAAAGCCCTCATTACTCAGCTGGAGAGCCCGCTGGAGACCGTGGAATACGCCATTGATCTGGCCAAAGAGAATGGGGTTCCCATCTTTTTGAATCCTGCTCCAGCCCGAAGTCTTCCCCTGGATCTGCTGCGAAAGGTTGATGTCATTACCCCTAATGAGACCGAAGCGGCGTTGTTGACTGGCATGGAAGTTACCGATATGGACACGGTGAAAATGGCCGGCGAGCGGTTGTTGGGACAGGGCGTGGGAGCGGTTGTGGTTACTTTGGG of Chloroflexota bacterium contains these proteins:
- the rbsK gene encoding ribokinase, with the translated sequence MSNSGHLVVVGSSNMDLIVKIPKLPRVGETVLGGEFHMAAGGKGANQAVAAARLGARCFFVARVGLDLFGDQLLANLQEAGVETPLIARDAAYPSGVAFILVDERGDNIIAVASGANMQLSRADVEQAAPMIASAKALITQLESPLETVEYAIDLAKENGVPIFLNPAPARSLPLDLLRKVDVITPNETEAALLTGMEVTDMDTVKMAGERLLGQGVGAVVVTLGKDGALLVQRNGAQHFPAYRVKAVDTTAAGDAFTAALAVAASKGHSLEEAVDYANAVAALTTTKIGAQPSLPTREEVARFLASQARS